The following coding sequences lie in one Brevibacterium marinum genomic window:
- a CDS encoding acyl-CoA dehydrogenase family protein yields the protein MSHAPASRLESETQPAPSATHTVFNQAPPRRDINEFALNTALREAVDAYAPTASTVELNRIGGLVGSADFINDARLANEHGPELKTHDEWGNRVDEVEFHPAYHRIIGEALRSGAHSHAWNQPGPSANADRAARFMLFSQIEPGHACPVSMTHAVIPSLRADVGLAEFWLPKATASDYDPRRVDPAEKSAVTFGMAMTEKQGGSDVRANTTRAIPNGDHCLITGHKWFCSAPQSDAFLVLAHLEQGLSCFVVPRILPGGGLNSVRIQRLKDKLGNKSNASSEIEFDSAAGWLLGQPGKGVRTIIEMVSQTRLDCVLGSAAGMRQSVAEAAWHARGRAAFGATLIDQPLMRAVIADLQLESEAATFTAMHLAAVHDDDGTDAVDFRRLATAVGKYWICKRGPEHAYEALECLGGNGYTEAFPLARRYREQPVMAVWEGSGNVIVLDVLRALGREPRTAKAFLGFLETALGRHRDFDAAYEGLAGSLHTSLEAVTSGDPARIAGIQRSGRVLVEKMALLMQSAILFDSAPAEVAAGFASARLGPDRGREYGALPDDVDIDFLVERA from the coding sequence ATGAGCCACGCACCGGCCAGCCGACTGGAGTCGGAGACTCAGCCGGCCCCGTCCGCCACGCACACGGTGTTCAACCAGGCACCGCCTCGGCGGGACATCAACGAATTCGCCCTCAACACCGCCCTCCGAGAAGCCGTGGACGCTTACGCGCCGACGGCCTCGACCGTCGAGCTCAATCGCATCGGGGGACTGGTCGGCAGTGCCGACTTCATCAACGACGCACGCCTGGCCAACGAGCACGGCCCGGAGTTGAAGACCCATGACGAGTGGGGCAACCGCGTCGATGAGGTCGAATTCCACCCCGCTTACCACCGCATCATCGGTGAGGCTCTGCGCAGCGGCGCGCACTCACACGCCTGGAACCAGCCGGGCCCGAGTGCGAACGCCGACCGTGCCGCCCGGTTCATGCTCTTCTCCCAGATCGAGCCCGGCCACGCCTGCCCGGTGTCGATGACTCATGCCGTGATCCCGTCGCTGCGGGCCGATGTCGGGCTGGCCGAGTTCTGGCTCCCGAAGGCCACCGCGAGCGACTACGATCCCAGGCGCGTCGACCCGGCGGAGAAGAGCGCTGTCACCTTCGGCATGGCCATGACCGAGAAGCAGGGCGGCTCCGATGTGCGCGCGAACACCACCCGCGCGATCCCGAACGGCGACCACTGCCTCATCACCGGACACAAATGGTTCTGCTCGGCACCGCAGTCCGATGCGTTCCTCGTCCTCGCCCACCTCGAGCAGGGGCTGAGCTGCTTCGTCGTCCCACGCATCCTGCCCGGTGGAGGGCTCAACAGCGTTCGGATCCAACGCCTCAAGGACAAACTCGGCAATAAGTCCAATGCCTCCTCCGAGATCGAATTCGACTCGGCCGCCGGATGGCTGCTGGGCCAGCCGGGCAAGGGCGTGCGCACGATCATCGAGATGGTGTCTCAGACCCGCCTCGACTGCGTCCTGGGATCCGCTGCCGGCATGCGTCAGTCCGTGGCCGAAGCCGCCTGGCACGCCCGCGGTCGAGCCGCGTTCGGAGCGACGCTGATCGACCAGCCGCTCATGCGCGCCGTCATCGCCGACCTGCAGCTCGAATCCGAAGCCGCGACCTTCACCGCCATGCATCTGGCCGCCGTCCACGACGATGACGGCACCGATGCGGTCGACTTCCGGCGTCTGGCCACGGCCGTCGGCAAATACTGGATCTGCAAGCGCGGACCCGAGCACGCCTACGAGGCACTCGAATGCCTCGGCGGAAACGGATACACGGAGGCGTTCCCGCTGGCCCGCCGCTACCGCGAGCAGCCGGTGATGGCCGTGTGGGAGGGGTCCGGAAACGTCATCGTCCTCGACGTTCTCCGGGCCCTGGGCCGGGAACCGCGGACGGCGAAGGCCTTCCTCGGGTTCCTCGAGACCGCTTTGGGTCGCCACCGCGACTTCGATGCCGCCTACGAAGGTCTCGCCGGTTCCCTCCACACCTCGCTCGAGGCCGTGACCAGTGGTGATCCTGCCCGGATCGCCGGCATCCAGCGCAGCGGCCGAGTGCTCGTGGAGAAGATGGCCCTGCTCATGCAGTCTGCGATCCTCTTCGACTCCGCTCCCGCCGAGGTGGCCGCCGGGTTCGCATCGGCACGTCTGGGTCCGGATCGGGGCCGGGAATACGGGGCGTTGCCGGACGATGTCGATATCGACTTCCTCGTCGAGAGGGCATGA
- a CDS encoding YbjO family protein, whose amino-acid sequence MTRSNSPASANIRPDGTGKPPWPLRWLIVGVVVSIILLIGLPIAMLVDREGLEAAIIADTDQTLGPGWLDRVVVFVIVYAIVLHLVDVVLLLWLVPRILRGRPWARIVLTVYLVVATVLSLYSATKGGMYLAVVIPTDIIHIIMLVLLWGPPSTRRFFRPDPASAPA is encoded by the coding sequence GTGACACGTTCCAACTCTCCGGCATCTGCGAACATTCGCCCTGACGGCACCGGCAAACCTCCGTGGCCTCTGCGCTGGCTGATCGTCGGTGTCGTGGTCAGCATCATCCTGCTCATCGGCTTGCCCATCGCCATGCTCGTCGACAGGGAGGGGCTCGAGGCCGCGATCATTGCCGACACCGATCAGACACTCGGGCCCGGCTGGCTCGATCGGGTCGTCGTGTTCGTGATCGTCTACGCAATAGTCCTCCACCTCGTCGACGTCGTTCTGCTGCTCTGGCTGGTGCCGCGCATCCTCCGCGGACGACCATGGGCTCGAATCGTGCTGACGGTCTACCTGGTGGTCGCGACGGTCTTGAGCCTCTATTCGGCGACAAAGGGAGGGATGTATCTCGCGGTGGTCATCCCTACCGATATCATCCATATCATCATGCTCGTGCTGCTCTGGGGTCCACCCTCGACGAGGCGGTTCTTCCGCCCTGATCCAGCGAGCGCCCCAGCATGA
- a CDS encoding class I adenylate-forming enzyme family protein yields MKLGTMLDSTVLRDPDKEALVYGDERYSYAALRDRALRAARVLEDNGVVAGDTIGIMTFNVPGFVFAAFGAWYLGAVVVPVNHKMQAPEVEYTIGHSGAKLGIVSSELAETARAGAPGITWLETESEAADSFDTQLEAAEPAVPGDFIDEQVAQILYTSGTTSSPKGCVHSHRNISQVAALITMNMGYRSDDRYLICMPIWHSAPLNISLMPIVLIGGTIVLQRSYHPVESMTIIAEESITTFFGPTVAYVAPVKAAKELGIDFSDYDFSTIRRWNYGGAPIDRSTAAMLIETYGTDQFCNLFGMSEMGPTGCLLEPEDQLRKAGSVGRTAMVGNAMRVVKDDGTDAGPGETGEIWFTGDTRMREYLNDPEATKAAFDGDWYKTGDIAALDEDGYLFIVDRTKDVIIVGGENVYSLEVEEAIIAHDRVADVAVVAKPDDEWGEQVVAFITTADGRVFDVDELRDYLGDKLARYKLPREVIVTDELPRNPSGKLLKHRLRSEVAAGAAG; encoded by the coding sequence ATGAAGCTCGGCACGATGCTCGATTCCACCGTCCTACGGGACCCGGACAAGGAAGCGCTGGTCTACGGGGACGAGAGATACTCCTACGCCGCGCTTCGCGACCGTGCGCTCAGGGCAGCACGCGTACTCGAAGACAACGGCGTCGTCGCCGGTGACACCATCGGAATCATGACGTTCAATGTGCCCGGGTTCGTCTTCGCCGCCTTCGGCGCGTGGTATCTGGGAGCCGTCGTCGTTCCGGTCAATCACAAGATGCAGGCGCCCGAAGTCGAGTACACGATCGGCCACTCCGGGGCGAAGCTGGGCATCGTCAGCTCGGAGCTGGCCGAGACCGCACGCGCAGGCGCCCCGGGAATCACCTGGCTCGAGACCGAGTCCGAAGCCGCCGACAGCTTCGACACTCAGCTGGAGGCCGCAGAGCCCGCCGTGCCGGGCGACTTCATCGACGAGCAGGTCGCTCAGATCCTCTACACTTCGGGCACCACGAGCTCACCCAAAGGCTGTGTGCACTCGCATCGCAACATCTCCCAGGTCGCGGCCCTCATCACCATGAACATGGGATATCGCAGTGACGACCGCTATCTCATCTGCATGCCGATCTGGCATTCGGCTCCGCTGAACATCAGCCTCATGCCCATCGTCCTCATCGGCGGCACGATCGTCCTCCAGCGCTCCTATCATCCCGTGGAGTCGATGACGATCATCGCCGAGGAGAGCATCACGACCTTCTTCGGCCCGACCGTGGCCTATGTCGCCCCGGTGAAGGCGGCGAAGGAACTCGGCATAGATTTCTCCGACTACGACTTCTCCACCATCCGCCGGTGGAACTACGGCGGGGCTCCCATCGACCGCTCGACCGCGGCCATGCTCATCGAAACCTACGGGACCGACCAGTTCTGCAATCTCTTCGGAATGAGCGAAATGGGCCCCACCGGCTGCCTGCTCGAACCGGAGGATCAGCTGCGCAAGGCCGGATCGGTCGGGCGGACGGCGATGGTCGGCAACGCCATGCGCGTCGTCAAGGACGACGGCACGGACGCCGGGCCGGGAGAGACCGGCGAGATCTGGTTCACAGGCGACACCCGGATGCGCGAGTACCTCAACGATCCGGAGGCGACGAAGGCCGCGTTCGACGGCGACTGGTACAAGACGGGCGACATCGCGGCTCTCGACGAGGACGGTTACCTCTTCATCGTCGACCGCACCAAGGACGTCATCATCGTCGGCGGTGAGAACGTCTACTCGCTCGAGGTGGAGGAGGCCATCATCGCCCATGACAGGGTCGCCGATGTGGCGGTGGTGGCCAAACCGGATGACGAGTGGGGCGAACAGGTCGTCGCCTTCATCACCACCGCCGATGGACGAGTCTTCGACGTCGACGAGCTGCGGGACTACCTCGGCGACAAGCTCGCCCGCTACAAGCTGCCCCGAGAGGTCATCGTCACCGACGAGCTCCCCCGCAATCCCTCGGGAAAACTGCTCAAGCATCGACTGCGCAGCGAGGTTGCCGCCGGGGCCGCGGGATAG
- a CDS encoding CPBP family glutamic-type intramembrane protease — protein MHRIPTATVDARSSRPSVLARALTAWAILCLCVGLSITFTRVVDSWTALDPLATRAAQAILTAAMVVPLMMLLHRRLENRSSLDKDSSPSAWAEASPSAWARAAALGIAVGLCTAVLTWGPAFWAGWIRFGGVSTTQLLIFLVVNTLIVLAYEAVPEELALRGYAWDALRRRLGPFASAAGVTILFCATYTGISAVQTGSALMFGVRADGISVSPGGDPIAYLVQISLFGLTLIAARSLPLRGGLAAAITFHLVHLTANRLLFGGLGGFDTGVDVTIVTPDAVGLVLVHIALSGVVFLGLRRTLKSRRSGGSPGQRGLSTPGGR, from the coding sequence ATGCACCGCATTCCGACCGCCACCGTCGACGCTCGCTCCTCACGTCCATCGGTCCTGGCGCGAGCGCTGACGGCTTGGGCCATTCTGTGCTTGTGCGTCGGTTTGTCGATCACGTTCACACGGGTGGTGGACTCATGGACTGCGCTGGATCCACTGGCGACCCGGGCTGCGCAGGCGATTCTCACGGCAGCCATGGTGGTCCCGCTGATGATGCTGCTCCACCGGCGTCTTGAGAATCGTTCATCCCTGGACAAAGACAGCTCTCCTTCTGCCTGGGCCGAGGCATCTCCTTCCGCCTGGGCTCGGGCGGCGGCTCTCGGCATTGCCGTCGGCCTCTGCACAGCGGTTCTGACCTGGGGGCCGGCGTTCTGGGCGGGGTGGATCCGATTCGGCGGCGTCTCCACGACCCAGCTGCTGATCTTCCTTGTGGTGAATACGCTCATCGTGCTGGCCTATGAAGCCGTACCCGAGGAGCTCGCTCTGCGAGGGTACGCATGGGACGCTCTGCGCCGACGCCTCGGACCGTTCGCGTCTGCAGCGGGCGTGACCATCCTGTTCTGCGCGACATATACCGGCATCAGCGCCGTCCAGACCGGCTCGGCCCTGATGTTCGGAGTCCGAGCCGACGGGATCAGCGTCTCCCCTGGTGGGGACCCCATCGCCTACCTCGTCCAGATCAGCCTCTTCGGACTGACACTCATCGCCGCCCGAAGTCTGCCGCTGCGCGGTGGACTGGCCGCCGCGATCACGTTCCACCTCGTCCACCTCACGGCCAACCGACTCCTCTTCGGCGGCCTCGGAGGTTTCGACACGGGCGTGGACGTCACGATCGTCACTCCCGACGCCGTCGGCCTGGTCCTCGTGCACATCGCCCTCAGCGGCGTCGTCTTCCTCGGCCTCCGGAGGACTCTGAAATCTCGCAGGAGCGGCGGATCGCCTGGTCAGCGCGGCCTGTCCACACCCGGAGGTCGATGA
- a CDS encoding TetR family transcriptional regulator — protein MAYRETARTRAKAEARRARIERGAHRVIASGGFASASIAAVAREAECSAGLIYTYYENRDELLGIVFARAAGHELSVVETAISGTSDAAGLVDAVVDVFIRRAVTGRTLAHALLFEEVPDSVQVARRALRRGYVTAIASWLDELPTPDIPAEVVARSLVGSVSENLVDVLDPAQPGPSSSEVEALITALSTFARTALGEQ, from the coding sequence GTGGCCTACCGCGAAACCGCCAGAACCCGCGCCAAAGCGGAGGCGCGGCGGGCCCGAATCGAACGCGGGGCCCACCGTGTCATCGCCTCGGGCGGGTTCGCCTCGGCGAGCATCGCCGCCGTCGCCCGGGAAGCGGAGTGCAGCGCCGGGCTCATCTACACCTACTACGAGAACCGCGACGAGCTGCTGGGAATCGTGTTCGCCCGTGCCGCCGGCCACGAGCTCTCCGTCGTCGAGACCGCCATCTCAGGCACGAGCGATGCCGCTGGACTCGTCGACGCGGTCGTCGACGTGTTCATCCGTCGCGCCGTCACCGGCCGCACCCTCGCCCACGCGCTCCTGTTCGAAGAGGTCCCCGACAGCGTCCAGGTCGCGCGCCGGGCACTGCGACGCGGATATGTCACTGCCATCGCGTCGTGGCTGGACGAGCTGCCGACCCCCGACATCCCCGCCGAGGTGGTGGCCAGGTCCCTGGTCGGATCCGTCTCGGAGAATCTCGTCGACGTCCTCGACCCCGCACAGCCGGGTCCGAGCAGCTCGGAGGTCGAGGCTCTCATCACCGCACTGTCCACATTCGCGCGCACAGCACTAGGAGAACAATGA